In Primulina huaijiensis isolate GDHJ02 chromosome 16, ASM1229523v2, whole genome shotgun sequence, a single genomic region encodes these proteins:
- the LOC140961801 gene encoding uncharacterized protein — MMLRSKGKPPLAKSPIRLRPRRGAALQPSLTDNIIRTPPGSLKKSKLPNRSWDAEQSELRPEYHTISCELSTLAKMVQQELKTIDNSSTECSAFGPKTSPLFERGRFYEVYSARRNERLKRKKCEMEEYTCDKKPSYDLGVRVESEKTRASANKFDSRRKALAMAAHTTPLVERREAPTPRYSLRSSTRKENKKPPLPIASFEKSVGITTRKVGARKL, encoded by the exons ATGATGTTAAGATCCAAAGGCAAACCCCCTCTAGCCAAATCTCCCATTCGGCTCCGGCCACGGCGTGGCGCTGCCCTTCAGCCCTCGCTTACTGATAATATCATTCGCACCCCACCAG GTTCATTGAAGAAATCCAAGTTACCAAATCGCTCTTGGGACGCGGAGCAATCCGAGCTTCGGCCCGAATACCACACAATTTCTTGCGAATTAAGTACGTTGGCCAAGATGGTTCAACAAGAACTGAAAACCATTGACAATAGTTCAACCGAATGCAGTGCTTTCGGCCCGAAAACCAGCCCATTGTTTGAGAGGGGAAGATTTTATGAAGTATACTCTGCCAGAAGAAACGAGAGACTAAAGAGAAAGAAATGTGAAATGGAGGAGTATACTTGTGACAAGAAGCCTTCTTATGATCTTGGTGTTCGAGTTGAATCAGAAAAGACAAGGGCGTCAGCTAACAAATTCGACAGCCGGAGAAAGGCCTTGGCAATGGCGGCACACACCACGCCGCTGGTGGAGCGTAGGGAGGCGCCAACACCAAGGTATTCGTTAAGGAGTAGTACCAGAAAAGAGAACAAGAAACCTCCATTGCCTATAGCAAGCTTTGAGAAATCAGTTGGGATTACTACAAGAAAAGTTGGGGCTAGAAAGCTTTAG
- the LOC140960754 gene encoding 1,4-alpha-glucan-branching enzyme-like isoform X3 — MYSSCNLLSAPVPWFSSDDSLAVSVSGSSSSSQQPRGDNLRPQNYVANCRILIPKSIIARGKVCSASVSAVLTSDSYETANMGDAAKNFGLFSLDTGLEHYKDHFRYRMKRYVDQKRLIEKHEGSLDEFSVGYLKFGFNWEEGCIVYREWAPAAQEAEVVGDFNGWNGSGHKMEKNPYGVWTIRIPDVGGNPAIPHNSRVKFRFKHGNGVWVERIPAWIKYATQDPTRFAAPYDGVYWNPPPSERYEFNHSRPPKPKASRIYEAHVGMSSSEPRVNTYREFADFVLPRIQANNYNTVQLMAVMEHSYYASFGYHVTNFFAVSSRSGTPEDLKYLIDKAHSLGLQVLMDVVHSHASNNVTDGLNGFDVGQSSQDSYFHTGDRGYHKLWDSRLFNYANWEVLRFLLSNLRWWLDEFRFDGFRFDGVTSMLYHHHGINMAFTGNYNEYFSETTDVDAVVYLMLANDLIHGVLPNATVIAEDVSGMPGLGRPVSEGGIGFDYRLAMAIPDKWIEYLKNKKDEEWSMAEISCSLTNRRYTEKCIAYAESHDQAIVGDKTIAFFLMDKEMYSGMSCLTEASPVIERGIALHKMIHFITMALGGEGYLNFMGNEFGHPDWIDFPREGNGWCYDKCRRQWDLVDTDHLRFKFMNAFDRAMNLLDEKFMFLSSGKQIVSDVNEDKKVIVFERGELVFVFNFHPENTYEGYKVGCDLPGKYRVALDSDAWEFGGSGRIGHDVDHFTMPEGIPGVPETNFNNRPNSFKVLSPPRTCVAYCRVEESSSENDTSTKDEVKLSREVPDARTLDDE; from the exons ATGTACAGTTCGTGCAATCTTCTCTCTGCGCCTGTTCCATGGTTCTCAAGTGATGATTCATTAGCG GTGTCAGTTAGTGGCAGCTCCAGCTCATCACAACAACCAAGAGGAGACAACCTTAGACCTCAAAACTATGTAGCGAACTGCAGAATCTTAATCCCAAAAAGTATTATTGCTCGTGGAAAA GTGTGCAGTGCATCTGTCTCGGCAGTTTTGACCAGTGACAGTTATGAAACAGCAAATATGGGGGACGCTGCTAAAAACTTTGGACTCTTTAGTTTGGATACTGGCTTGGAACATTATAAAGATCATTTTCGGTACAGAATGAAAAGATATGTTGATCAGAAAAGGCTAATTGAAAAACATGAGGGAAGCCTTGATGAATTTTCAGTAG gttatttaaaatttggattCAACTGGGAAGAAGGTTGCATTGTGTACCGTGAATGGGCACCTGCCGCACA GGAAGCAGAAGTTGTAGGTGACTTTAATGGGTGGAATGGTTCTGGACACAAAATGGAAAAGAATCCATATGGTGTATGGACTATCAGAATTCCTGATGTTGGTGGGAATCCAGCCATTCCACATAATTCAAGAGTCAAGTTCAGATTTAAGCATGGGAATGGAGTCTGGGTTGAGCGCATCCCTGCTTGGATAAAATATGCCACTCAGGACCCTACAAGATTCGCTGCACCTTATGATGGGGTGTACTGGAACCCACCACCTTCAGAAAG ATATGAGTTTAATCACTCTCGTCCACCTAAACCCAAGGCATCACGAATATACGAAGCACACGTTGGAATGAGTAGTTCAGAACCACGTGTAAACACATACCGGGAGTTTGCAGATTTTGTATTACCTCGCATTCAAGCAAACAATTATAATACGGTGCAGTTGATGGCTGTAATGGAACATTCCTATTATGCATCATTTGGATATCATGTAACAAACTTTTTTGCTGTGAGTAGTAGATCTGGGACCCCAGAGGACCTGAAGTATTTGATTGATAAAGCACACAGCTTAGGTCTACAGGTGCTGATGGATGTTGTTCACAGCCATGCAAGTAACAATGTCACGGATGGCCTTAATGGTTTCGATGTTGGTCAAAGCTCTCAAGATTCCTACTTTCACACTGGAGATCGAGGGTACCATAAATTGTGGGACAGTAGACTATTCAACTATGCAAATTGGGAAGTTCTTCGTTTCCTTTTGTCCAATTTGAGGTGGTGGCTTGATGAGTTCAGGTTTGATGGTTTTCGGTTCGATGGAGTAACCTCAATGTTGTATCATCATCATGGAATAAACATGGCATTCACTGGGAACTATAATGAGTACTTTAGTGAGACCACAGATGTTGATGCTGTAGTATATTTGATGTTGGCCAATGATCTGATACACGGTGTCTTACCCAATGCAACTGTGATTGCTGAAGATGTTTCTGGGATGCCTGGACTTGGTCGGCCAGTTTCTGAGGGAGGTATTGGTTTTGATTACCGCCTAGCAATGGCCATTCCTGATAAATGGATTGAGTACTTGAAGAATAAGAAGGATGAAGAATGGTCAATGGCCGAAATAAGTTGTAGTTTAACGAATAGAAGATACACTGAGAAGTGCATAGCGTATGCTGAGAGCCATGATCAG GCTATTGTGGGAGATAAAACTATTGCATTTTTCCTGATGGACAAAGAAATGTATTCTGGTATGTCCTGTTTGACGGAGGCCTCTCCAGTAATTGAGCGAGGCATTGCACTTCACAAG ATGATTCATTTTATAACAATGGCATTAGGAGGAGAGGGCTACCTTAATTTCATGGGCAATGAG TTTGGCCACCCAGACTGGATTGATTTTCCAAGAGAAGGCAATGGTTGGTGTTATGATAAGTGCAGACGTCAATGGGACCTCGTCGATACAGATCATCTTAGATTCAAG TTTATGAATGCTTTCGATAGAGCCATGAATTTGCTagatgaaaagtttatgttcCTTTCATCGGGAAAACAGATCGTGAGCGATGTAAATGAGGATAAAAAG GTCATTGTTTTTGAACGGGGAGAGCTGGTGTTTGTGTTCAACTTCCACCCAGAAAATACTTACGAGGG GTACAAAGTTGGTTGTGACTTGCCAGGAAAATATAGAGTAGCCTTGGACAGTGATGCTTGGGAATTCGGTGGATCTGGAAGG ATAGGCCACGA